The Clostridium botulinum BKT015925 genome includes the window ATTCTACTATGAGTTTTAATTCAGCAGGTAGTATGGTAGGAAAGACATTAGCTTTAAGTTCTTATGATGATTATGGTAGACAATATGGTGGAACTGTAACAAATGTAAGAAAAGATGGAGATGACATTATACTAAGTGTTAATGTAGCTAAGTATAAGGGAAATGAATTAATAGGTAGAGAAGAAAAAGAGTTTAATTACAAAGATGTTTCAGATGTTTTAAGTGTACCAGACGAAAAAGATCATATGATTTCTTATTTAATAGATCATATGAACTATTTAAATGATAATTTGAGTTTCATGGGTGCATCATCTTTAATTGGAAAGGAAGTAGAGGTTTCTACTAAAACAGGACAAGGAAAAGATGAAAAAGAAGTAATATCAAAAGGAAGTGTACTTGAAACATTTAGAACTAAAGATGGAATTAAATTAAAGGTTAAATTAAATGATACTGGAGAAGAAAAAGAATTCTTGTATTCACAAGTAATGAAAATAAGAAAATAATTTTTAGGTGTGATAAGTATGGGATATAGAATTGTAAATGGAAATTTATATCCAGTAGGAAATTTTCCAGAAGCTACTTTGGAAAGAAAAGAAGTTAATAAAAAGCAGACAGATTCTTTTGGACAACTATTAAAAAATGAATTAAATAAAGAACCAAATGAAAATTTTGACTTTAAAATCTCAAATCATGCTGCAAAAAGACTTCAAGATAGAAATATAATGCTATCACAAAAAGATATGGAAAACATAAATAAAGGAATTGATTTAGCAAAAGAAAAAGGAGCTAAAGATTCAGTAATTCTTTATAAAAACATAGCATTAGTTACAAATATTAAAAATAGAACAATAATAACTGCAGTAGATAAAGAAATATCAAAAGAAAATGTTTTTACAAATATAGATAGCGTGGTTTTATTATAGGCTGGACCGCAAGGAAGCCAAAAACTCAGGGAATGAAGGAACTGAGAAAAAGTGGAGGTTAAGAATAATGTTAAGATCAATGTATGCTGGAATCAGCGGAATGAAAGTAAATCAAACAAAGCTTGATGTTACAGGTAACAATATAGCTAATGTTAGTACAACAGGGTTTAAAAGTTCAAGAGTTAGATTTAAAGATATGTTAAGTCAAAACATGGGAGAAGCTGTTGGACCTGGAAGAAATCAAGGTGGTGTTAACGGTAAGCAAGTAGGACTTGGAGTTCAAGTTGCAGGTATAGATAGTGTAATGAGCCAAGGAATGATGCAACCAACAAGCAGAAATCTAGACGTTGCAATGGATGGAACAGGATATTTTATAGTAGCAAAAGGAGCATTGCCAGAAAGTAATGCAGGTGGAATTGCTGTTAGTGAAAGTGATCATACAATGAGTGGAGGAGCTTTCCAAGTAAATTACACAAGAGACGGATCATTCACATTAGACCATCAAGGAAACCTTTTAACTTCTGATGGATATAGAGTTATGGGATATGCAATAAATGAAATTGATGATAAGGGAAAAGCTGTAGGAGAACTTAGTATAGATTATAGCAAAAATGGTGCAACAAGTTTTGTAAATGCAGATGGAAAGTATGGATTAAAAGCAACTAATACAATAGTACCATTAAGAATTCCAGATAGTGTTCATGTAAAAGCTACAAAAATAGCAAAGGATGATGCGTCAAAAGTAGAAATGGATTTTATAGGAAATGGATCTATGGATAAAATTACAACTAAGGCAAAGATTGATACAGAAGGGACAACGTTTGAAGGCGAAAGTAATTTTAATATTAAAATAAAAAATATTAAACAAGATGATGGTACCTTTAAAAAAGCACTTTTAATTAATGGAGAACAATTATTAAAGGAAGATGGTTCAGTAGAAGATTTTAAAACAACTTTAGAATTAGGCGACATTGAAGGCCATCTAAAAGGTAAAAATGGATGGGATAAGGAACCAGACGCTACTAAAAAAGATGCTTTAGAAAAACAAGCTAAAGAACAGGCCTTGAAAATATTTGGTAAAAATACTAAGGTGAATATAACAGAGCCTGTTATACCAGCAGGAGAAGATGAATCTAAGTTTTCTTGGTCATTTACGCTAGTAGCTGAAGGAGATAAAAAACTTAGAAGTTTCTCAATAGAAAAAGATGGTCTAGTTAAAGGTGTACTTGATGATGGTACTGTTACAGCTCTTGGTCAAATAGCCACAGCATCATTTAAAAACCAAGAAGGATTAAAAAAAGAAGGTAAAAACTTATTCTCTAATACAGCTAACTCAGGAGTTCCTACAGTTAGAAGTGGACTTGGTGCACCTAAGAACTTGGATAATGGAGATGGATATGGTGAAATGCTACAAGGTATGCTTGAAATGTCAAACGTTGACCTTGCAGAACAGTTCACAGATATGATAGTAACAACAAGAGCTTTTCAAGCTAGTGGTAAGATGATCTCAACTGGAGATGAAATTCTTCAAGATATTATAAATCTTAAGAGATAGTATTTAAAATTATGAAATATTAAAATAACTTAATAGGAAGTAGAAATCAAGACATACTCTTCACGAAAATTGAAATCTACTTCCTAAATTTAAAATAAGGAGGGATGCCATGATAAGTTTAAGGGGATTAAATCAAAAGCAATTATATTTAAATGAAGATCATATTGAAAAAATAGAAGAAGTTCCAGAAACATTGATTACACTTACTAATGGAAAAAAATACATCGTGCTTGAACCTACTCAGGAAGTAATAGATAAAATAATAGAGTTCAAGAGAAAAATTTTTACAGTAGGTTTATAGGAGGCATTAACAATGAAAAGACAGGATATTCTAACTCTTGTAGGTATGGTAGCCGGATTTGGAGTTATAGTGTATGGTATGCTAGGTGGTGGTGGAACATTTGGGATGTTTGTAGATGTTCCGTCTCTTGGAATAACCGTAGGGGGATCGTTTTGTTCACTACTAGTAAATTATCCAGTAAATGAGCTTAAAAGAATTTTTAAGGTGCTTGCTCAATCATTTAAAGAAACTAGTATGTCAGGACTAGATATTGTAAGGCAATTTGGAGAATTATCTAAAAAAGCAAGAAGAGAAGGATTATTATCTCTTGAAGAAGATATTGAAAGAGTTGAAGATGCTTACTTAAAGAAAGGTCTTCGTATGGTTGTAGATGGTATAGAACCTGAAACTATAAGGGAAATACTTGAGCTTGAAGTTGGTGAAATGGAAAAAAGACATAAAGATGGTGCTGATGTTTTAAAAGCTTGGGGTGGATATGCACCTGCTTTTGGTATGTTAGGTACACTTATAGGACTTATACAAATGCTTGCAAATTTAGATGACCCATCAAACTTAGGACCTGGAATGGGTAAAGCGTTAATAACTACATTTTATGGATCTTTGATGGCAAGTTTGATTTTAAATCCTATGGCTGCAAATCTTATGTATAAGAGTAGTCAAGAAGTTACTATTAGAGAAATGATGTTAGAAGGTGTACTAGCTATTCAATCAGGAGTAAATCCAAGAATTGTTGAAGAAAAACTTGTATCTTATTTAAATCCAGTAGATAAGCAGATTTATTCTGAAACACAAGCAGCTAGTGAGGTGGGAGCAGATGTCTAGGAGAAAAAAAGCGCAACAAAGTGAAGGTGGCGGTGAAGAATGGTTACAAACATACGCAGATACAATTACTTTGTTACTTACTTTCTTTGTTCTGTTATATGCATCCTCTAGTATAGATGCTGTTAAATTTAATAAAATTTCATCATCATTGCAAAGTGTACTTAGTGGAAGTAATAGTAATTCAATATTAGATTTCAATTCAAATGGAGAAGTTCCTATTGTAGGACCACCACAAGAAATGGGACCAAAATCAGGTGGCGGCAATGAAGCTATGTATGGTAAAGTCAAAGAATTTATGGATAAAAATAAATTAGACAATACAGTACAAGTAAAAAGAGATGCTAGAGGTATAATTATCGAGCTTAAAGATAATATCTTATTTGATAGTGCACAAGCAGAAATAAAAGCCCCAAGTAAAGAAATATTGGATAAAATATCAAGACTTCTAGAATCGGTTCCTAATGGAATAATTATAGAAGGTCATACAGATAATGTGCCAATACATAATACTAAGTATGAAAGCAATTGGGAATTATCAACTCAAAGAGCTGTTAATGTTTTAAAATACTTTGTTGAAAGTAAGGGACTTGCACCAGATAAGTTTCAAGCAGCAGGATATGGAGAATTTCATCCTATAGAGAAAAATGATAATTATGCAGATAGAGCAAAAAATAGAAGAGTAAATATACTAATAACAGCAAGTGAAAAGGAGAAGAAATAATATGGCTGAAGCAGAAAATAAATCAGGCGGAAAAGGAAATATATTAAAAATTATAATAATTGTTTTATTAGCAGCAATTCTTCTTGGAGGAGGAACATTTGCAGGATATCTTGTAGCTTCTAAAAATAAACCTCAAAGTTCAGCTGCCAATTTAAGTGTAATTCAAAATACTTTAAATCAAAAAACTTTTGCTTTAGATGAATTTTTAGTAAATTTAAAATCAGATGATGGATCTAATAGATACCTAAAAACAAAAGTATCTGTAGGATATGCAGATATTAAAGAAAATGCAAAACTTCAAGATGAATTAACTACAAAAAAAGCAATTGCTAGAGATGCAATTAATGCGATATTAAGATCTAAAAAGAAAGAAGATTTTGCTACAAGTGCACAAGTTGAAAAAATCAAAGAAGAAATAAAAAGTAAGGTTAATCCTTTGCTTCAAGATGGTCAAATAATTAATGTTTATTTCTCAGAAATAATAATCCAATAGGGAGATTATTATGGGAATAAAAGAAACAATAGAGATGTTTATAAAAGTGGTGATTTTTCTCCCTTTTATAATATTTATGATATATCTATTTTTCAAATATGGTGGAGCAAAATTACAGGAAATACAAAACGGTAAGTATATGAAAATATTAGATAGAATGCCTCTTAGTAAAGACAATAGTCTTTTGGTAGTTAAAATTGGAGAAAAGGGCTATGTTATATCTTCAACTCAAGGAAAAGTTGATATATTAATGGAGCTTAATGAAGAAGAATTATTAAAAGTTGAAGAATCAAATAAGATTCAAGAGTACACAAGTATAAAAGAAGCTATAAAAAAACTCAAGTTTAAAAAGGAAGATTTACAATGAAGAAAAGGAAGTTTAGTTTATTTATTTTAATTGTATTTGCTCTTGTGATTTTAGGAGCTACAAAAGCATATGCTGCTCCAGATACAATACCTGTACCTAAAGTTAATATTTCCGTAGATAAAGCTACAAATCCTAAAGATTATGTAGATAATATAAAATTACTTGTTATGTTAACTGTACTTTCTCTGCTCCCATCGTTTCTAGTCATGATGACTAGTTTTACTAGAATAATTATAGTTTTAGGTTTTATGAGAAATGCACTAGGAACTCAACAGGCGCCACCTAATCAAATTTTAATAGGAATAGCATTATTCCTAACAATTTTTATAATGGCGCCTACATATAAAACCATCAATAAAGAAGCTATAAAACCATTTCTAGAAAATAAGATAACAGGTCAGCAAGCTATGGATAATGCTTCGAAGCCTATGCGAGAGTTTATGTTAAAGCAAACTAGAGATAAAGATTTAGAATTATTTTTAGATGTTTCAAAAACAGATAAAACAAAAATAACAAAAGATAATGTTCCTATGTATGTTGTTATTCCATCATTCATAATTAGTGAACTTAAAACAGCTTTTAAAATAGGATTCTTACTTTATATACCATTCTTGATAATTGATATTGTTGTGGCAAGTGTTCTTATGTCTATGGGAATGTTTATGTTGCCTCCGGTTATGATTTCACTACCATTTAAAATTTTATTATTTGTTATGGTAGATGGATGGTATTTACTGGTCAAGTCCTTAATAATGGGATATTCGTCGTGAGGTGGTATAAATGAGTGAAGAGATGGTAATTGGAATATTAAAAGATGCTATGTATACAGGAATTATGGCATCAGCTCCTATTTTAATAGTATCTATAGTTATAGGTCTTGTAATAAGTATTTTTCAAGCGACCACTCAAATTCAAGAACAAACATTAACATTTGTTCCTAAATTAATTGGAGTTGCAGTGGTTGGGCTTATTACAGCTAAGTTTATGAATCATACTGTAGTAGGATTTACTGAAAGGATATTTGCAATGATTGCAAATATAAGTCATTAGGTGAAATAAATCTTGATTAATATATCTTATTTTCTTGGGATTTTCTTAATTTCCCTTAGAATGTTTTCATTTGTAGAAGTGGTGCCGGTATTTTTCCCTAAGGGAACGCCTAATGTAGTAAAAATAATGTTCACTGTTATTCTTTCATTTATGATAATACCAGGAATTGATTACTCTAGTATGATTAATATAAATGGGAATTTACAGCTAATTATGTATTGTTTAATTGAGATAACAACAGGACTTACCTTTGGTTTTGTTACGAATATATGTTTTAGCTGTATAAGATATGCTGGAGCATTTATGGATTTGCAAGTTGGTTTTGCTATGATGACAATGTTTGATCCAAATTCAAATAGTAATGTTACCTTAATTGAAAGATTACTATATTGGTTTAGTCTAATAGTATTCACAATTGTAGATGGTCCGCGTATGATCATTAAAATT containing:
- a CDS encoding flagellar hook capping FlgD N-terminal domain-containing protein, with the protein product MPDITTPVYKSYGSQINNNDSVSKLLKNNKSSDKKNALEGKVEKVNHYNKATNRGTKIVKKGHEMDKNAFLKILTAELTNQDPMNAKDSTQYISQLAQFSGLEQMANLNSTMSFNSAGSMVGKTLALSSYDDYGRQYGGTVTNVRKDGDDIILSVNVAKYKGNELIGREEKEFNYKDVSDVLSVPDEKDHMISYLIDHMNYLNDNLSFMGASSLIGKEVEVSTKTGQGKDEKEVISKGSVLETFRTKDGIKLKVKLNDTGEEKEFLYSQVMKIRK
- a CDS encoding TIGR02530 family flagellar biosynthesis protein, whose amino-acid sequence is MGYRIVNGNLYPVGNFPEATLERKEVNKKQTDSFGQLLKNELNKEPNENFDFKISNHAAKRLQDRNIMLSQKDMENINKGIDLAKEKGAKDSVILYKNIALVTNIKNRTIITAVDKEISKENVFTNIDSVVLL
- a CDS encoding flagellar hook protein FlgE — translated: MLRSMYAGISGMKVNQTKLDVTGNNIANVSTTGFKSSRVRFKDMLSQNMGEAVGPGRNQGGVNGKQVGLGVQVAGIDSVMSQGMMQPTSRNLDVAMDGTGYFIVAKGALPESNAGGIAVSESDHTMSGGAFQVNYTRDGSFTLDHQGNLLTSDGYRVMGYAINEIDDKGKAVGELSIDYSKNGATSFVNADGKYGLKATNTIVPLRIPDSVHVKATKIAKDDASKVEMDFIGNGSMDKITTKAKIDTEGTTFEGESNFNIKIKNIKQDDGTFKKALLINGEQLLKEDGSVEDFKTTLELGDIEGHLKGKNGWDKEPDATKKDALEKQAKEQALKIFGKNTKVNITEPVIPAGEDESKFSWSFTLVAEGDKKLRSFSIEKDGLVKGVLDDGTVTALGQIATASFKNQEGLKKEGKNLFSNTANSGVPTVRSGLGAPKNLDNGDGYGEMLQGMLEMSNVDLAEQFTDMIVTTRAFQASGKMISTGDEILQDIINLKR
- a CDS encoding flagellar FlbD family protein, with the protein product MISLRGLNQKQLYLNEDHIEKIEEVPETLITLTNGKKYIVLEPTQEVIDKIIEFKRKIFTVGL
- a CDS encoding motility protein A, whose product is MKRQDILTLVGMVAGFGVIVYGMLGGGGTFGMFVDVPSLGITVGGSFCSLLVNYPVNELKRIFKVLAQSFKETSMSGLDIVRQFGELSKKARREGLLSLEEDIERVEDAYLKKGLRMVVDGIEPETIREILELEVGEMEKRHKDGADVLKAWGGYAPAFGMLGTLIGLIQMLANLDDPSNLGPGMGKALITTFYGSLMASLILNPMAANLMYKSSQEVTIREMMLEGVLAIQSGVNPRIVEEKLVSYLNPVDKQIYSETQAASEVGADV
- a CDS encoding OmpA family protein; this translates as MSRRKKAQQSEGGGEEWLQTYADTITLLLTFFVLLYASSSIDAVKFNKISSSLQSVLSGSNSNSILDFNSNGEVPIVGPPQEMGPKSGGGNEAMYGKVKEFMDKNKLDNTVQVKRDARGIIIELKDNILFDSAQAEIKAPSKEILDKISRLLESVPNGIIIEGHTDNVPIHNTKYESNWELSTQRAVNVLKYFVESKGLAPDKFQAAGYGEFHPIEKNDNYADRAKNRRVNILITASEKEKK
- a CDS encoding flagellar basal body-associated FliL family protein; this encodes MAEAENKSGGKGNILKIIIIVLLAAILLGGGTFAGYLVASKNKPQSSAANLSVIQNTLNQKTFALDEFLVNLKSDDGSNRYLKTKVSVGYADIKENAKLQDELTTKKAIARDAINAILRSKKKEDFATSAQVEKIKEEIKSKVNPLLQDGQIINVYFSEIIIQ
- the fliO gene encoding flagellar biosynthetic protein FliO, translating into MGIKETIEMFIKVVIFLPFIIFMIYLFFKYGGAKLQEIQNGKYMKILDRMPLSKDNSLLVVKIGEKGYVISSTQGKVDILMELNEEELLKVEESNKIQEYTSIKEAIKKLKFKKEDLQ
- the fliP gene encoding flagellar type III secretion system pore protein FliP (The bacterial flagellar biogenesis protein FliP forms a type III secretion system (T3SS)-type pore required for flagellar assembly.); translated protein: MKKRKFSLFILIVFALVILGATKAYAAPDTIPVPKVNISVDKATNPKDYVDNIKLLVMLTVLSLLPSFLVMMTSFTRIIIVLGFMRNALGTQQAPPNQILIGIALFLTIFIMAPTYKTINKEAIKPFLENKITGQQAMDNASKPMREFMLKQTRDKDLELFLDVSKTDKTKITKDNVPMYVVIPSFIISELKTAFKIGFLLYIPFLIIDIVVASVLMSMGMFMLPPVMISLPFKILLFVMVDGWYLLVKSLIMGYSS
- the fliQ gene encoding flagellar biosynthesis protein FliQ produces the protein MSEEMVIGILKDAMYTGIMASAPILIVSIVIGLVISIFQATTQIQEQTLTFVPKLIGVAVVGLITAKFMNHTVVGFTERIFAMIANISH